One window of the Rhodococcus sovatensis genome contains the following:
- a CDS encoding SRPBCC domain-containing protein, whose translation MNDELKELSFTVSGRIARPIADVYEAVADPQQLSEYFTTGGARGRLETGSEVTWDFDDFPGAFPVHVVDAQPPNRLVIRWDGEAAASEDGMTTTTFEFESIDDGARTLVTITESSWTATPAGATNAFGNCQGWTGMLVALKVWVEHGISLRDGFYK comes from the coding sequence ATGAATGACGAATTGAAGGAACTCTCGTTCACCGTGTCGGGTCGAATCGCACGACCCATTGCCGATGTCTACGAAGCCGTCGCCGATCCGCAGCAGCTCTCCGAGTACTTCACTACAGGTGGTGCACGCGGTCGGCTCGAAACGGGCAGCGAGGTGACCTGGGATTTCGACGATTTCCCAGGAGCTTTCCCGGTGCACGTCGTCGACGCTCAGCCGCCGAATCGTCTTGTCATCCGTTGGGACGGCGAAGCAGCAGCGTCCGAGGACGGGATGACCACGACGACGTTCGAATTCGAATCCATCGACGATGGAGCTCGCACTTTGGTGACGATCACGGAGTCGTCATGGACGGCTACTCCTGCAGGGGCGACCAACGCCTTCGGGAACTGTCAAGGGTGGACTGGAATGCTCGTGGCACTCAAGGTCTGGGTCGAGCATGGAATCAGTTTGCGAGACGGGTTCTACAAGTAG
- a CDS encoding glycoside hydrolase family 43 protein, with amino-acid sequence MVILAVATLLFAAPGSSGADPAWTYTMVAFSNDSDRNMDVYQSADATNFDAVQLSAYQPPSGLVRDPSIFRHTDGDYYITYTTGGGAEIGFARSRDLVNWTPMESLPVPFCCFLMPGTGDGKGPVNPLFSGSAGFQDGPTLSPFTTKAWAPEWFVDGNSVNVILSMSTGGGFVPYLMTALDPGLTRWSMPVPLAGIGADRIDTTVVKVGATYHAFTKNETKKIIEHAVAPTLLGPYSFVPPGDWGTLREGPAVVELPDGGWRIYYDAYTEGKYFYSDSRDGLNTWSAPQELPGVSGTVRHVGVMREPA; translated from the coding sequence ATGGTGATACTCGCTGTCGCGACTTTGTTGTTCGCTGCACCAGGGAGTAGCGGCGCCGATCCGGCGTGGACATACACAATGGTGGCGTTCAGCAACGACAGCGATCGCAACATGGACGTCTACCAGTCCGCGGACGCAACGAATTTCGACGCCGTCCAACTGTCGGCGTATCAGCCTCCCTCTGGCCTTGTGCGTGACCCGAGTATCTTCCGGCACACAGACGGTGACTACTACATCACCTATACAACCGGCGGCGGGGCAGAGATCGGCTTCGCGCGCAGCAGGGACCTCGTGAATTGGACGCCGATGGAGTCCTTGCCGGTTCCGTTCTGCTGCTTCTTGATGCCCGGCACCGGAGATGGGAAGGGCCCTGTGAACCCGCTGTTCTCGGGTTCGGCCGGGTTCCAGGACGGACCGACACTCTCGCCGTTCACAACCAAAGCGTGGGCGCCCGAGTGGTTCGTGGATGGCAACAGCGTCAACGTCATTCTGTCGATGTCGACGGGTGGTGGATTCGTCCCGTACCTGATGACGGCGCTCGACCCGGGTCTCACCAGGTGGAGCATGCCTGTTCCGCTCGCAGGGATCGGCGCCGACCGAATCGACACCACAGTGGTCAAGGTCGGAGCGACCTATCACGCGTTCACCAAGAACGAGACCAAGAAAATCATCGAGCATGCGGTCGCTCCGACGCTGCTCGGACCGTACTCGTTCGTTCCGCCCGGCGATTGGGGCACGCTGCGCGAAGGCCCGGCTGTTGTCGAGTTGCCGGATGGTGGCTGGCGGATCTACTACGACGCCTACACCGAAGGCAAGTACTTCTACTCCGATAGCAGGGACGGACTCAACACCTGGTCCGCCCCGCAAGAGCTTCCTGGCGTGTCCGGAACTGTCCGCCACGTCGGTGTCATGCGAGAGCCGGCGTAG
- a CDS encoding pyridoxamine 5'-phosphate oxidase family protein — MTTVDRRRDLGCFVVDCAEQDEPSGEAEMERLLRNAVIARVIGVDHSGPTIDYVRYVLDENRMYFYVRGRSLLARTAVDTSIVIEIDDVGARSGRGASIVVHGVARPVNGEVPPTVLGHLPEPQFHGSPSCRLVEVTPTSLRWRRIQ; from the coding sequence GTGACCACCGTTGATCGTCGGCGCGATCTGGGCTGCTTCGTGGTCGACTGCGCCGAGCAAGACGAACCGTCTGGGGAGGCCGAGATGGAGCGTCTGCTTCGCAATGCTGTCATTGCACGGGTGATCGGCGTCGATCACTCCGGTCCCACGATCGACTATGTGCGCTACGTCCTCGACGAAAACCGGATGTACTTCTACGTACGGGGTAGGTCTCTGCTTGCCCGGACTGCCGTCGACACGTCGATCGTCATCGAGATCGACGACGTGGGGGCACGGTCCGGCCGAGGCGCGAGCATCGTCGTCCACGGTGTTGCTCGTCCAGTGAACGGCGAAGTGCCGCCGACGGTTCTCGGCCATCTACCGGAGCCGCAGTTCCATGGCAGCCCTTCGTGCAGACTCGTCGAGGTCACACCGACCTCACTCCGGTGGCGGAGGATCCAGTGA
- a CDS encoding universal stress protein: MTHLPAPFAIDGSFAVIVDCSPADTGLVEWAARLARLAHSSLRLIYPLPDPQWSAAMAASIETNDYPSRLRHDAEQRLQDVVRSVRDIEPGIEVDSRIVELPASEMAASVSADSSMLILGAEESGPVRDIIFGRSTTTVVKSATCPTLVWRARRDTERNEQRPVVVGVDGSDSSKRALAAAFDLANILGVELIAVHVGAVSEADELHYATSVDWKHLREAERKWLQSMVDEYRSRYPSVDVQALSVGASAARELRALSGTAQVLVVGSRGRGRLSGAVLGSVSQNLVHHAECPVLVVH; this comes from the coding sequence ATGACACACTTGCCCGCACCATTTGCCATCGACGGAAGTTTCGCGGTCATCGTCGACTGTTCACCGGCCGATACAGGCCTGGTCGAGTGGGCGGCGAGACTTGCCCGTCTCGCCCACTCGAGCCTGCGGCTGATTTATCCGCTGCCGGACCCTCAGTGGAGTGCCGCGATGGCGGCGTCGATAGAAACGAACGACTATCCCTCCCGGCTACGGCACGACGCAGAGCAGCGACTGCAGGACGTAGTCCGGTCCGTGCGCGACATCGAACCCGGCATCGAGGTCGACAGCAGGATCGTCGAATTGCCCGCATCGGAAATGGCGGCCTCTGTTTCGGCCGACTCGTCGATGCTCATCCTCGGTGCGGAGGAGTCGGGACCCGTACGCGACATCATCTTCGGTCGTTCCACGACGACCGTAGTGAAGTCGGCGACTTGTCCGACGCTGGTGTGGCGGGCCCGGAGAGACACTGAGCGGAACGAACAGAGGCCCGTCGTGGTGGGGGTGGACGGCTCGGACTCCTCGAAACGCGCGCTGGCGGCGGCATTCGACCTCGCGAACATTCTGGGAGTGGAGTTGATTGCAGTGCATGTCGGCGCAGTCAGCGAGGCCGACGAGTTGCACTACGCGACGTCAGTGGACTGGAAACATCTGCGCGAAGCAGAACGAAAGTGGCTGCAGTCCATGGTCGATGAATACCGTTCACGCTATCCGTCCGTCGACGTTCAGGCCTTGTCGGTCGGCGCGTCTGCGGCGCGGGAACTGCGTGCGCTGTCGGGGACGGCCCAGGTGTTGGTGGTCGGCAGTCGTGGCCGCGGCCGGTTGTCCGGGGCGGTGTTGGGTTCGGTGAGCCAGAATCTCGTCCACCACGCCGAGTGCCCCGTGCTCGTTGTGCATTGA
- a CDS encoding universal stress protein: protein MTTSTADTAPDETPGVGGHITTISVGLDRSPHSWGALEWATDIAHRTGAKIRIVHAVPRHRLEDMQSGHPRSRVIGKRLLRSAMRSVHKKDSALTVDTVLTDDPITSYLTTLTRTADLAVIGSRTSGPVRDTLFGHHATRIVAKSSCPVVVWRGQSETRSDAGPVVLGIDDSDSSSRAITLAFYLADILATPLTAMHTDAPGHGSVVRSGAALEDDRLDWLRARTATAAQQHPSVDVHLHCLGSTPEQELRRASATAQLVVIGSHGCGLIRGTLCRSTVQQLIHSAGGPLLIVP, encoded by the coding sequence ATGACGACGTCAACGGCTGACACCGCACCTGATGAAACACCTGGCGTCGGCGGACATATCACGACGATCAGCGTCGGACTCGACCGGAGTCCGCACTCGTGGGGAGCACTCGAGTGGGCCACGGACATCGCACATCGAACCGGTGCAAAGATTCGAATCGTTCACGCTGTTCCGCGGCACCGATTGGAAGACATGCAGTCCGGACATCCTCGATCTCGCGTGATCGGCAAACGGTTGTTGAGATCTGCGATGCGCTCCGTGCACAAGAAGGACTCAGCTCTGACAGTCGACACGGTACTGACAGACGATCCGATCACGTCGTACTTGACCACGCTGACCCGCACCGCTGACCTGGCCGTTATCGGAAGTCGGACGTCCGGGCCGGTCAGAGATACGCTGTTCGGGCACCACGCGACGCGAATCGTCGCGAAGTCGAGTTGTCCGGTCGTGGTCTGGCGTGGGCAGTCGGAAACTCGCAGTGATGCTGGACCCGTCGTGCTGGGTATCGACGATTCCGATTCTTCCTCTCGCGCAATCACGCTCGCCTTCTACCTTGCCGATATTCTCGCAACCCCGTTGACGGCAATGCACACGGACGCGCCCGGCCACGGCAGCGTTGTACGCAGTGGGGCCGCACTCGAAGATGATCGTCTCGATTGGTTGCGCGCACGCACGGCGACGGCCGCACAACAGCACCCGTCAGTCGATGTGCACCTGCATTGCCTCGGTTCGACACCCGAACAAGAGCTCCGGCGGGCATCCGCGACGGCCCAACTCGTTGTGATCGGAAGTCACGGTTGCGGTTTGATCAGGGGAACCCTGTGTAGATCCACGGTGCAACAACTGATCCACTCTGCCGGTGGACCACTTCTCATCGTTCCCTGA
- a CDS encoding DUF1876 domain-containing protein, which produces MEQHHWSVEVTIDEHDNKTRAVARLRTRDDTCLTGVGHARKSPVDPNVPEIGDELATARALSDLAHRLLECCSKDLEQVVHEPVSMTL; this is translated from the coding sequence ATGGAACAACACCACTGGTCGGTCGAGGTGACCATCGATGAGCACGACAACAAGACCCGCGCGGTGGCACGACTTCGGACGCGGGATGACACTTGTTTGACGGGTGTGGGGCATGCTCGAAAGAGTCCCGTGGACCCGAACGTCCCCGAGATCGGCGACGAGCTTGCCACCGCGCGAGCGTTGTCGGATCTCGCGCATCGACTGCTCGAGTGCTGCTCGAAGGACTTGGAACAGGTGGTCCACGAACCGGTCTCGATGACCTTGTAA
- a CDS encoding IS3 family transposase (programmed frameshift) translates to MAGRKRNSAEDIVRKLRRADELTAAGKTQEEIAAELEVSAATLYNWRRQYGGMDTDAAKELKELREQNGKLKRLLAEAELEKDALREVAKGKILSPAAKRRAVDMLVNTMSLSKRLACKAVGLARSTYARTPIADTPADPDAALRASLRTYAGSHPLHGFRRAWAHLRHDQGMSVNKKKVHRLWKEEGLQVRIYHPRKRAGISSCPQIEADAPKVVWAMDFQFDSTVDGKAIKIASMIDEHTRQSLLNIVERSITAQRLTDELDKTFALWDGPPMVLRMDNGPEFISHVLQQFCRDRVGISYIPPGTPWNNGHIESFNNRLRKECLNRNHWTSLLEARVVIEDFKDDHNHRHRHSSLGYLTPSEYAAQCTHNHQPVEGCEID, encoded by the exons ATGGCTGGACGGAAGCGCAACTCTGCCGAGGACATCGTGCGCAAACTGCGCCGTGCCGATGAGCTGACCGCTGCAGGCAAGACGCAAGAGGAGATCGCGGCGGAGCTCGAGGTGTCGGCGGCGACGTTGTACAACTGGCGGCGTCAGTACGGCGGGATGGACACCGATGCCGCGAAGGAACTCAAGGAGCTGCGCGAGCAGAACGGCAAGCTCAAACGCCTGCTCGCCGAGGCCGAGCTGGAGAAGGACGCACTGCGGGAGGTAGCGA AAGGGAAAATTCTGAGCCCAGCCGCCAAGCGCCGCGCCGTCGACATGCTCGTCAACACCATGAGTCTGTCGAAACGTCTGGCGTGCAAAGCTGTTGGGCTTGCCCGCTCCACCTACGCACGAACACCGATCGCCGACACACCCGCGGATCCCGACGCGGCCCTGAGGGCGTCGCTGCGGACATACGCAGGCTCGCATCCACTGCACGGCTTCCGTCGCGCCTGGGCGCATCTGAGGCACGACCAGGGCATGTCGGTGAACAAGAAGAAGGTGCACCGGCTCTGGAAGGAGGAGGGTCTGCAGGTTCGGATCTATCATCCCCGCAAACGCGCCGGCATCAGCTCCTGCCCGCAGATCGAAGCCGATGCGCCGAAAGTGGTGTGGGCTATGGATTTTCAGTTCGACTCCACGGTGGATGGGAAAGCGATCAAGATCGCGTCGATGATCGACGAACACACCCGGCAGTCCCTGTTGAACATCGTGGAGCGCTCGATCACCGCGCAACGACTGACCGACGAGCTCGACAAGACGTTCGCGCTGTGGGACGGACCGCCGATGGTCCTGAGAATGGACAACGGTCCGGAGTTCATTTCGCATGTGCTGCAACAGTTCTGTCGCGACCGTGTCGGTATCTCCTACATCCCGCCGGGGACGCCGTGGAACAACGGACACATCGAATCGTTCAACAACCGACTACGGAAGGAGTGCCTGAACCGCAATCACTGGACGAGCCTTCTCGAAGCGAGGGTGGTGATCGAGGACTTCAAAGACGACCACAACCATCGACACCGGCACTCATCACTCGGCTACCTCACGCCGTCCGAGTACGCTGCCCAATGCACCCACAACCACCAACCGGTCGAGGGTTGCGAGATCGACTGA
- a CDS encoding GAF domain-containing sensor histidine kinase translates to MLVISEGLDLEETLRSIVVSAVELVDARYGALGVRGHNQELSSFIFHGIDDTTADEIGPLPTGGGVLGLLIDEPRAIRLDKLSDHPSSIGFPPGHPPMHSFLGVPVRVRDAVFGNLYLTEKNNGESFTEEDEAVMQALASAAGVAIENARLYSRARTQQSWLEATRDIATDLLSGTDTEQVLNKVAEKALRLTSADLAFIATPCDADARAEDVTELVVKVVSGEPVDSPRTVMGNVLPVFGSTSGTSFRSRTPIRAEHLEFNATEGSELEYGPALISPLRASDRVTGVLVVLRRIDGEPFDDTQLELVSSFADQAAVTMQMAHSARRLRELDVLADRDRIARDLHDRVIQRIFAAGLSLQSTLQRATAPEIKTRLATTIDDLQDTVQDIRSAIFDLHSRDTTTDSLRRRIDNIVDEMTQNSGLRTTLRVTGPLSVVDPPLAEHALAVVREGISNCVRHAHATTVTLAITIVDDLTVVISDDGVGIPAEISASGLENLRSRARECGRSPIVGPPCSRATV, encoded by the coding sequence ATGTTGGTGATCTCCGAGGGGTTGGACCTCGAGGAAACTCTGCGGTCTATCGTCGTCTCCGCCGTCGAACTCGTCGACGCTCGCTACGGCGCTTTGGGTGTACGCGGACACAACCAAGAACTGAGTTCGTTCATATTTCACGGGATCGATGACACAACCGCCGATGAAATCGGGCCACTACCTACCGGGGGTGGTGTGCTGGGGCTGTTGATCGACGAACCGCGAGCGATCCGTCTCGACAAGCTCTCCGATCATCCGTCATCGATCGGGTTTCCACCTGGACACCCGCCGATGCATTCCTTCCTCGGTGTTCCAGTTCGTGTTCGCGACGCGGTATTCGGAAATCTGTATCTCACCGAGAAGAACAACGGTGAGTCGTTCACCGAGGAAGACGAGGCGGTGATGCAAGCGCTCGCATCCGCTGCCGGTGTCGCAATCGAGAACGCTCGCCTCTACAGCCGGGCGCGTACGCAACAATCCTGGCTGGAGGCCACCCGCGACATCGCAACCGACCTGTTGAGCGGAACCGACACCGAGCAGGTTCTTAATAAAGTCGCCGAGAAGGCCTTACGACTTACTTCTGCCGATCTCGCGTTCATCGCCACCCCGTGCGACGCCGACGCTCGGGCAGAAGACGTCACGGAACTGGTCGTGAAGGTTGTATCCGGGGAACCTGTCGACAGTCCGCGCACTGTGATGGGTAACGTTCTGCCGGTATTCGGATCGACGTCGGGAACCTCGTTTCGGAGCCGGACACCGATCAGGGCCGAGCATCTCGAATTCAATGCCACCGAAGGTTCGGAACTCGAGTACGGCCCTGCGCTCATCTCTCCACTCCGCGCTTCGGATCGAGTCACGGGAGTTCTGGTCGTTCTCCGCCGGATCGACGGCGAGCCCTTCGACGACACCCAACTCGAACTCGTGTCATCGTTCGCCGACCAGGCCGCCGTGACCATGCAAATGGCCCATTCCGCACGCAGACTTCGCGAATTGGATGTGCTTGCCGATCGTGACAGGATTGCACGAGATCTGCACGACCGAGTCATCCAACGAATCTTCGCGGCAGGGCTGTCTCTGCAAAGCACACTTCAGCGCGCAACGGCTCCGGAAATCAAGACGCGGCTCGCAACCACGATCGACGACCTTCAGGACACTGTCCAGGATATCCGCAGCGCAATATTCGACCTGCACTCTCGCGATACCACCACCGACAGTCTACGACGGAGGATCGACAACATCGTCGACGAGATGACCCAGAACTCCGGATTGCGAACGACGTTGCGGGTCACCGGTCCCCTGTCCGTGGTGGATCCGCCACTCGCCGAGCACGCACTGGCGGTGGTGCGCGAAGGAATCAGCAACTGCGTGCGCCACGCTCACGCCACCACCGTCACCCTCGCAATCACCATCGTGGACGATCTCACAGTCGTGATTTCCGACGACGGTGTCGGAATACCCGCCGAAATATCGGCCAGCGGACTCGAGAACTTACGATCGAGAGCTCGAGAGTGTGGCAGGTCCCCGATAGTCGGGCCACCGTGTTCTAGAGCCACGGTGTGA
- a CDS encoding response regulator transcription factor: MITVFLVDDHEIVRRGLIDLIESDPELSVVGEAGTVSNALARIPALRPDVAVLDVQLPDGNGVELCRELMSRMPELRCLILTSFTEDQAMLDAILAGAMGYIVKDIKGMDLTQAIKDVGLGRSLLDNRAAAALMRKLRSDDDKAVTGPLASLTEQERKLLALLGEGLTNRQIAERMFLAEKTVKNYVSRLLAKLGMERRTQAAVYASKLEG; this comes from the coding sequence GTGATCACTGTATTTCTGGTCGACGACCACGAGATCGTCCGTCGAGGTCTGATCGATCTCATCGAGTCCGACCCCGAACTGTCCGTAGTCGGAGAGGCAGGCACGGTCAGCAATGCGCTCGCTCGCATACCTGCATTGCGCCCCGATGTCGCGGTCCTGGACGTGCAACTACCTGATGGAAACGGCGTCGAACTGTGCCGTGAGTTGATGTCGCGCATGCCGGAGCTGCGTTGCCTGATACTGACCTCGTTCACCGAAGACCAAGCAATGCTCGACGCCATTCTCGCCGGCGCGATGGGCTATATCGTCAAGGACATCAAGGGTATGGACTTGACTCAAGCGATCAAAGACGTCGGGCTGGGCCGATCCCTGCTCGACAATCGCGCGGCCGCGGCGCTCATGCGGAAGCTGCGGTCCGACGACGACAAGGCCGTCACCGGACCGCTCGCATCGCTGACCGAGCAAGAGCGCAAGCTCCTTGCGCTTCTCGGAGAAGGGTTGACCAACCGGCAGATCGCCGAGCGCATGTTCCTCGCCGAGAAGACGGTGAAGAACTATGTTTCTCGTCTGTTGGCGAAACTCGGCATGGAGCGTCGAACGCAAGCCGCTGTCTACGCTTCCAAACTGGAAGGATGA
- a CDS encoding Acg family FMN-binding oxidoreductase: protein MNVQPESAVVEMLVELACRAPSVHNSQPWKWVYSDGYLNLYTDRTRLLDSIDPLGRQMVISCGAALDHLSTAAATFRWSTEVGELPYPGTPDHLARVRFVHGAHPQSHEFDLLTAINRRRSDRRPFGSVTDGSVLTPNMQRAADSHGVTLTVLSLDARETLATASRLSAGIRKYDATYQAEIRWWAGHVVASGGIPSSALADRSESSNVQLGRQFPEPRGVGLHERSVDTIDESSVVLLSTVGDHRVDWLRAGRALSPLLLESAARGLATCPLTHLTEQSGSRALVESLAPDSGVPQILVRIGTPPAGGGPKQTPRRPISNVLSIHRR from the coding sequence ATGAACGTTCAGCCAGAGTCGGCGGTAGTGGAGATGCTTGTAGAGCTTGCGTGCCGAGCGCCGTCGGTTCACAACAGTCAGCCCTGGAAGTGGGTGTACTCGGACGGCTATCTGAACTTGTACACGGACCGAACGCGTCTGCTGGACTCTATCGATCCCTTGGGGCGCCAGATGGTGATCAGTTGCGGGGCCGCCCTGGATCATCTCAGCACAGCGGCGGCGACATTTCGATGGTCCACCGAGGTGGGAGAACTGCCCTACCCCGGCACTCCCGATCACCTCGCGCGTGTTCGCTTCGTCCACGGTGCGCATCCGCAGTCACACGAGTTCGACCTCTTGACCGCGATCAACCGCAGGCGGTCCGATCGCCGGCCATTCGGGTCGGTTACAGATGGCAGTGTCCTGACGCCGAACATGCAACGAGCTGCGGACAGTCATGGCGTCACGCTCACGGTCCTTTCACTTGATGCACGTGAAACCCTGGCCACAGCATCCAGACTGAGTGCAGGAATCCGAAAGTACGACGCAACCTACCAGGCCGAGATCCGCTGGTGGGCGGGACATGTGGTTGCATCGGGAGGAATACCGTCCAGTGCGTTGGCAGATCGGTCCGAGTCGTCGAACGTTCAGCTGGGGCGCCAATTTCCGGAACCGCGGGGAGTCGGACTTCACGAACGGTCGGTCGATACGATCGACGAATCCAGCGTGGTTCTGCTCAGTACCGTGGGCGATCACCGTGTCGACTGGTTGAGGGCGGGTCGAGCCCTGTCGCCGCTACTGCTCGAATCCGCAGCACGGGGACTCGCGACGTGCCCCTTGACTCACTTGACAGAACAGTCCGGCAGCCGGGCGCTGGTCGAATCACTGGCACCCGACAGTGGTGTTCCGCAAATCCTGGTACGGATCGGCACCCCACCGGCCGGCGGGGGCCCCAAACAGACTCCGCGACGACCGATATCGAATGTACTGTCCATTCACCGGAGGTGA
- a CDS encoding universal stress protein, with protein MANTDNALSKDSPTTKQTIVGVDGSVPSEVAVRWAAADAALHGTPLTLLYAGVVSGGTLSSTPRLSGGASSAHARSAMATAQTVAQSVAGDSLSVQTVLVSNPPAEALIDGGSNARLIVLGTRGLGGIARAVLGSVSSAVAARAVCPVAIVPEHFDTTQVGTDSAPVVVGLDHSPHDDSVLAVAFEQASRRHVGLRMVHAFTALNPGTSFGDFVQWGPHLDPAGAARLWLNHVAAAWRKEYPAVSVSTSAIEDYPSRTLLEMAADAQLIVVGSRSRGAISPLFMGSTSRAILHRAEIPTIIVPANDDHLR; from the coding sequence ATGGCCAACACGGACAATGCGCTCAGCAAGGACAGTCCCACCACAAAGCAGACGATCGTCGGCGTCGATGGCTCGGTACCCTCGGAGGTCGCGGTCAGATGGGCTGCTGCCGACGCTGCCCTGCACGGAACACCACTGACGCTCCTCTACGCAGGAGTGGTGTCCGGCGGAACACTATCGAGCACACCACGTCTCAGCGGAGGCGCATCGAGTGCACACGCCCGATCCGCCATGGCGACCGCGCAGACCGTCGCCCAGTCCGTGGCCGGGGACTCCCTGTCTGTCCAGACTGTTCTAGTGTCGAATCCGCCCGCCGAGGCGCTCATCGATGGCGGATCGAATGCTCGGCTTATCGTGCTCGGTACACGCGGCCTGGGAGGAATTGCGCGCGCGGTTCTCGGCTCGGTCAGTAGTGCGGTAGCGGCGAGGGCCGTGTGTCCGGTTGCGATCGTTCCAGAGCATTTCGACACCACCCAGGTCGGTACCGATTCCGCACCCGTAGTCGTCGGGCTCGACCATTCGCCGCACGATGATTCGGTTCTCGCTGTCGCTTTCGAACAGGCGTCACGTCGCCATGTGGGCCTGCGCATGGTCCACGCCTTCACGGCCCTGAATCCAGGCACGTCTTTCGGCGACTTCGTGCAGTGGGGGCCTCATTTGGATCCTGCCGGCGCTGCAAGACTCTGGTTGAACCACGTAGCCGCAGCGTGGCGGAAAGAGTATCCGGCGGTATCGGTTTCAACGTCTGCAATCGAGGACTATCCATCGCGAACTCTTCTCGAAATGGCTGCCGATGCTCAGTTGATCGTCGTCGGGTCACGCAGCCGCGGTGCAATTTCGCCGCTGTTCATGGGGTCGACCAGTCGCGCAATCCTTCATCGTGCCGAAATCCCGACGATCATCGTTCCGGCGAACGATGATCACCTCCGGTGA
- a CDS encoding MBL fold metallo-hydrolase: MSDAAPIGDGIFQIPVPITDNPLGHTLVYAMESPGGLVLVDAGWDDENAWNGLTTGLEAIGHSISDVEGVVLTHFHPDHVGLCGRVREASGAWIAMHEADYAQFEGMTAPRDEQWLEWQQVNMRAAGAPEDDIEALNHVDLRAPTGPDSAPDRVLVDGESVALTGRALRVVYTPGHTPGHVCFHLPDSDIMFTGDHVLQKTTPHVGNFVYPLEERDALAEFMDSLRRVQSMNVTRGLGAHGLPIDDVAGRAGELVEHHGERLDHLYDAFGEDQITVWQVAARMKWYKPWAAISPMGKTMALSEAAAHLRHLERVSQI; encoded by the coding sequence ATGAGCGACGCAGCCCCGATCGGCGATGGAATCTTCCAGATTCCGGTTCCCATCACCGACAACCCGCTGGGTCACACGCTCGTCTACGCCATGGAGTCCCCCGGCGGACTCGTTCTCGTCGATGCCGGATGGGACGACGAGAACGCGTGGAACGGCCTGACCACTGGATTGGAAGCGATCGGACATTCGATTTCCGACGTCGAGGGCGTGGTTCTGACGCACTTCCATCCTGACCACGTCGGGCTGTGTGGTCGTGTTCGCGAAGCGTCCGGAGCATGGATCGCCATGCATGAGGCCGATTACGCCCAGTTCGAGGGAATGACCGCGCCGAGAGACGAGCAGTGGCTCGAATGGCAGCAGGTGAACATGAGGGCCGCAGGGGCGCCCGAGGACGACATCGAGGCCTTGAATCATGTCGACCTCCGCGCACCCACAGGTCCCGACTCCGCGCCCGACCGAGTTCTCGTCGACGGCGAGAGCGTCGCGCTGACCGGCCGCGCACTGCGCGTGGTGTACACACCGGGACATACCCCAGGACATGTGTGCTTCCATCTGCCCGACTCGGACATCATGTTCACCGGAGACCACGTCCTGCAGAAGACGACACCACACGTCGGCAACTTCGTCTATCCCCTGGAAGAACGTGATGCGCTGGCGGAGTTCATGGACTCGCTACGTCGCGTGCAGTCCATGAACGTCACGCGTGGGCTCGGCGCCCACGGACTCCCGATCGACGACGTGGCCGGCCGCGCCGGAGAGCTCGTCGAACATCACGGCGAACGGCTCGATCATCTGTACGACGCCTTCGGTGAGGACCAGATCACCGTCTGGCAGGTTGCAGCGCGGATGAAGTGGTACAAGCCGTGGGCAGCGATTTCTCCGATGGGGAAGACGATGGCACTGTCCGAGGCGGCTGCGCACCTCCGGCATCTAGAGCGTGTCTCCCAAATTTGA
- a CDS encoding CoA-binding protein has protein sequence MTSWQETESVDLMLDDLETWAIVGLSGNPDRTAYEIAALLQKRGKRIVPIHPSAPTVLGEQGYATLADVPFPIDVVDVFRKSDSAGQFADEAVAVGAKAVWFQLGVIDEAAFERTIAAGVPMVMDTCPAIEWRRR, from the coding sequence ATGACGTCGTGGCAGGAAACCGAGTCCGTCGATCTGATGCTCGACGACCTCGAGACCTGGGCCATCGTCGGCCTGTCCGGCAATCCGGATCGAACGGCGTACGAGATCGCAGCCCTGTTGCAGAAACGCGGCAAGCGCATCGTTCCTATTCACCCGAGTGCGCCGACCGTGCTCGGGGAACAGGGCTACGCGACCCTTGCCGACGTTCCGTTCCCCATAGATGTCGTCGATGTGTTCCGAAAATCGGACTCGGCCGGGCAGTTCGCTGACGAGGCAGTTGCCGTCGGCGCGAAGGCGGTCTGGTTCCAGTTGGGTGTGATCGACGAGGCAGCGTTCGAGCGAACTATCGCCGCAGGCGTACCCATGGTGATGGACACCTGCCCGGCCATCGAGTGGCGTCGACGCTAG